The Pseudodesulfovibrio cashew genomic sequence TGTTGGTGAACCCGTAAGCCATGATGATGGCGGTGTAAAAGAGGGCGCTTGTTGTGAATTTGGCGGTACTGAGCAGAAACAGTTTTCTTGCAAGAGCAGGATTGAGAATGCCGGTCCGTTGAAGTCCAATACATTTTTCGCGAAGAGGCCCCGGCACCAGCTTGAGTTTGCCCATGAGTGAGGCGATCCAGATTACAATGCCCAGGAACAGTGGCATGAGCAGAATGATTGCAATAACTCCAAGCAGGAAGCAGAGCACAGAGGTCATCCATTGCATCTTGAAGAAGAAATGAAGGAGTCCCGAGAATACGAGCAGACCCAGAGCAATCAGGTCGAACCCCTGATCCCATAGAAAGAGCCCTGTGGTCTTGGCGATAGGCATGACTTCCCTTCGTTTCATGGCAAAGGCACGGGTTGCCGCATTGGCAAGGGTCATCGGAAGAGCTTGCCCCATGAACACTGCAAGGCAGACATATCTGAAATAGTATAACAGTCCTAATCGCTTTGTGCTCTGGGCCTCTGTGACGAGCTGCCATTTGAGGGCTGATAAAAGGAAGACACAGGACAGGAGGGCGAGACAGAGAAGGACCAGTGCAGGATTAAGAGACTGGATGGTGTTTCTGAAGTCACTCCAAGTGAGTCCGGCGTGGTGAAAGATCAGCCCAAAAAGGAACGTCCCTATCAGGAAGAGAGGAAGGGCGATGAGCCAGCGCCGGGTCATTGTGCTTCTTTGCCCGCCAATGACGAATACAAAGCGAGATGTCGGTCGGTTACAAGGTCCCAGTTGAATGTCTTTTGGGCCAAATCCTGTGAGTTTTTCCCTATGGTTTCTGCCAACTCGGGATTATCGAACAGCTTGACCAGGGCTTTTGCTATATGCTGCTCCGGGTCTTTGTGCGGAATGATGACGATGTTTTCCCAGTCCTTCAGGACTCCTTTGCCGTAGGCATTGATATCCAGCATTCCCATTACCGGTTTCCCCATAAACATCGCTTCGATGTTGGCGTTCGCCAAGGAGTTTCTTCCCTCGGGATCAAGATCAAACCACATGGAGTGGAGATCGCAGAGTTTCAGGAAGGCAGGGATCAGGTGGTGCGGTTGCTTCCCCGTGAAAATGACCTCTTTTTCGAGGCCAAGTTCCGCAACGAGGTCGAGCGTGGGTTGGTAGTTCCTTGCGCCGATGATGATCAAACGTGACTCCGGGTGGGTTCTGAGCACTTTGGCAAAGCCGCGAATCAGGGAAAGCCGAT encodes the following:
- a CDS encoding lysylphosphatidylglycerol synthase transmembrane domain-containing protein, translating into MTRRWLIALPLFLIGTFLFGLIFHHAGLTWSDFRNTIQSLNPALVLLCLALLSCVFLLSALKWQLVTEAQSTKRLGLLYYFRYVCLAVFMGQALPMTLANAATRAFAMKRREVMPIAKTTGLFLWDQGFDLIALGLLVFSGLLHFFFKMQWMTSVLCFLLGVIAIILLMPLFLGIVIWIASLMGKLKLVPGPLREKCIGLQRTGILNPALARKLFLLSTAKFTTSALFYTAIIMAYGFTNMSLIAFWGAPSAELAGILSQMPGGLGALDWTWMGIMVNNGLTPQVAAALTLGIRCLLLSAYVITTGITWSIYLLVFRARRHGLQD